The following coding sequences are from one Paenarthrobacter ureafaciens window:
- a CDS encoding nucleobase:cation symporter-2 family protein, producing MNIKKKSRSANPTAHKSQRPEDQRLPIGSTFAYGFQHVLTMYGGIIAPPLIIGAAAGMSSQDIGLLIAACLFVGGLATILQTVGIPWFGSQLPLVQGVSFAGVSTMVAIVQGGGGIQAVFGSVIVASLIGLAITPLFSKIIKFFPPVVTGTVITTIGLTLMPVAANWAMGGNAKADNYGSMANIGLAAATMGVVLLLSKVGNAAISRLSILLAMVIGTIIATVSGMADFSKVGQGDIVAFPTPFAFGAPTFEIAAIISMLIVILVTLTETSADIIAVGEIVDTKVDSRRIGNGLRADMLSSAISPLFNSFTQSAFAQNVGLVAITGIKSRFVVSAGGLILVILGLLPILGRVVAAVPTPVLGGAGVVLFGTVAASGIRTLAKVEYKNNMNLIIVAASIGFGMIPIAAPKFYDQFPTWFSTIFHSGISSAAVMAIILNILFNHFKAGNTDNQSVFVAGTERIITNEDIKCLNEGDRFENGKLIDADGNEVPIKTNSASEH from the coding sequence ATGAACATCAAGAAGAAATCCCGCTCCGCGAATCCCACCGCGCATAAGTCGCAGCGTCCCGAGGACCAGCGGCTGCCCATCGGAAGCACGTTCGCGTACGGCTTCCAGCACGTACTCACCATGTACGGCGGCATCATCGCCCCGCCGTTGATCATTGGTGCCGCAGCCGGCATGTCCTCCCAGGACATCGGCCTCCTGATCGCTGCCTGCCTCTTTGTGGGCGGCCTTGCCACCATCCTTCAGACCGTCGGCATTCCGTGGTTCGGTTCGCAGCTTCCCTTGGTCCAGGGCGTCTCTTTCGCCGGCGTCTCCACCATGGTGGCGATTGTCCAAGGCGGCGGCGGGATCCAGGCAGTCTTCGGGTCGGTCATCGTGGCCTCGCTGATAGGCCTTGCCATCACTCCCCTGTTTTCAAAGATCATCAAGTTCTTCCCGCCGGTAGTTACCGGCACGGTGATCACCACCATCGGTTTGACTCTCATGCCGGTGGCCGCGAACTGGGCCATGGGCGGCAACGCCAAGGCAGACAACTACGGCAGCATGGCAAACATCGGCCTCGCGGCTGCAACCATGGGCGTCGTGTTGCTCCTCAGCAAGGTGGGCAACGCCGCTATCTCCCGCCTGTCCATCCTGCTGGCCATGGTCATCGGCACTATCATCGCCACCGTTTCCGGCATGGCAGACTTCTCCAAGGTTGGCCAGGGCGACATCGTCGCCTTCCCCACCCCGTTCGCTTTCGGTGCTCCCACGTTTGAAATCGCTGCGATCATCTCAATGCTGATCGTCATCCTGGTGACCCTGACCGAAACCTCCGCGGACATTATCGCTGTGGGCGAGATCGTTGACACCAAGGTCGATTCCCGCCGGATCGGCAACGGCCTGCGCGCCGACATGCTCTCCAGTGCCATCTCCCCGCTGTTCAACTCCTTCACCCAGAGCGCCTTCGCCCAGAACGTCGGCCTGGTGGCCATCACGGGCATCAAGAGCCGCTTCGTCGTCAGCGCCGGCGGCCTCATCCTGGTGATCCTGGGCCTCCTGCCGATCCTTGGCCGTGTTGTCGCAGCGGTTCCGACGCCCGTCCTGGGCGGCGCCGGCGTCGTACTCTTTGGAACGGTTGCCGCCAGCGGTATCCGCACCCTCGCCAAGGTCGAGTACAAGAACAACATGAACCTGATCATCGTTGCGGCTTCGATCGGCTTCGGCATGATCCCCATCGCTGCGCCGAAGTTCTACGACCAGTTCCCCACCTGGTTCTCGACGATCTTCCACTCGGGCATCAGCTCGGCGGCAGTCATGGCCATCATCCTGAACATCCTGTTCAACCACTTCAAGGCCGGCAACACGGACAACCAGTCGGTGTTCGTGGCCGGGACGGAGCGGATCATCACCAATGAGGACATCAAGTGCCTCAACGAAGGCGACCGTTTCGAGAACGGCAAGCTGATCGACGCCGACGGCAATGAAGTCCCCATCAAGACCAACAGCGCCTCGGAGCACTAG
- a CDS encoding IclR family transcriptional regulator, whose product MAEKASGGVQSVERVFELLELITDAGGDVTLSELSSSTDLPLPTIHRLLRTLVALGYIRQLPNRRYALGPRLIRLGEGASKQLGAVARPQLKNLVERLGETSNMAVLDSDMVIYVAQVPSMHSMRMFTEVGRRAHTHDTGVGKAILAQLDDEQVRGIVARTGMPTPTAKSIGDIDSLLADLKLIRERGYSIDEEEQELGVRCFAMAVPNAPTPTAISVSGPITRVDQSFADRAVPMLREAALAISAELNQN is encoded by the coding sequence ATGGCTGAAAAAGCCTCCGGAGGCGTGCAGTCCGTCGAGCGCGTCTTTGAACTGTTGGAACTGATCACCGATGCAGGCGGGGATGTCACGCTCAGCGAGCTGTCGTCGTCCACGGACCTGCCCCTGCCCACCATCCATCGCCTCCTGCGCACCTTGGTGGCCCTTGGCTACATCCGCCAACTGCCCAACCGGCGCTACGCCCTTGGGCCGCGGCTCATCCGGCTCGGCGAGGGTGCCAGCAAGCAGCTCGGCGCCGTGGCGCGTCCCCAGCTCAAGAACCTCGTTGAACGTCTCGGCGAGACCTCCAACATGGCGGTCCTCGACTCGGACATGGTGATCTACGTGGCCCAGGTTCCGTCCATGCACTCCATGCGCATGTTCACCGAGGTCGGCCGCCGCGCCCACACGCACGACACCGGCGTGGGCAAGGCCATCCTGGCGCAGCTGGACGACGAGCAGGTCCGCGGCATCGTGGCCCGCACCGGCATGCCTACCCCTACGGCCAAGAGCATCGGAGACATCGACTCCCTGCTGGCAGACCTCAAGCTCATCCGTGAACGCGGCTACTCCATTGACGAGGAGGAGCAGGAACTCGGCGTCCGCTGCTTTGCCATGGCCGTCCCGAACGCTCCCACACCCACGGCGATCTCCGTCTCCGGTCCCATCACCCGTGTGGACCAAAGCTTCGCCGACCGCGCGGTACCCATGCTCCGTGAAGCAGCCCTGGCGATCTCCGCGGAGCTCAACCAAAACTAA
- a CDS encoding NAD-dependent malic enzyme, producing MANPSPGNSITLRVSAPSSFTATSELAAAVGAAGAAITALDVTESHHETIVVDVTCNTTDDAHAARVKDALNALDGVSVQHVSDRTFLMHLGGKLEVVPKVALRNRDDLSRAYTPGVARVCLAIAEDPAAARNLTVKRNTIAVLTDGSAVLGLGNIGPAAALPVMEGKAALFKQFANVDAWPVCLDTQDTEDIIKIAKAMAPVYGGINLEDIAAPRCFEIEKRLRDELDIPVFHDDQHGTAIVTLAALVNALRVVDKKLSEVKIVVSGVGAAGSAIIQLLKAQGAQHIVAAGRSGAIHSGEKYDDEHRSWIAANTNEEGFSGTLHEALKGADVFIGVSAPHVIGEEQVASMAENAIVFAMANPTPEIDPGIASKHAAVVATGRSDFPNQINNVLAFPGFFRGLLDAGASDITPNMLVAAAEAIANRVADDELNASYIIPSVFDPHVAAEVAAAVAAAAQENAAS from the coding sequence ATGGCGAACCCGAGCCCCGGTAACTCGATCACCCTGCGCGTCTCCGCGCCGTCGAGCTTCACCGCGACGAGCGAACTGGCTGCCGCAGTTGGCGCCGCCGGTGCCGCAATCACTGCGCTGGACGTCACGGAATCCCACCACGAGACGATCGTCGTCGACGTCACCTGCAACACCACCGACGACGCCCACGCAGCCCGCGTCAAGGATGCCCTGAACGCCCTCGACGGCGTTTCCGTCCAGCATGTTTCCGACCGCACCTTCCTGATGCACCTCGGCGGCAAGCTCGAAGTCGTCCCCAAAGTAGCCCTGCGCAACCGCGACGACCTCTCCCGCGCCTACACTCCCGGCGTCGCACGTGTCTGCCTCGCGATCGCCGAGGACCCTGCCGCTGCCCGCAACCTCACGGTCAAGCGCAACACCATTGCCGTCCTCACCGACGGCTCGGCCGTGCTGGGCCTGGGCAACATCGGCCCCGCCGCCGCCCTTCCGGTCATGGAAGGCAAGGCCGCCCTCTTCAAGCAGTTCGCCAACGTGGACGCCTGGCCGGTCTGCCTGGACACCCAGGACACGGAAGATATCATCAAGATCGCCAAGGCCATGGCACCGGTTTACGGCGGCATCAACCTCGAAGACATCGCCGCACCGCGTTGCTTCGAGATCGAAAAGCGCCTCCGCGATGAACTGGACATCCCGGTCTTCCACGATGACCAGCACGGCACGGCAATCGTTACCCTCGCCGCCCTGGTCAACGCCCTGCGCGTCGTGGACAAGAAGCTGTCCGAGGTCAAGATCGTGGTCTCCGGCGTCGGCGCAGCCGGCTCCGCCATCATCCAGCTCCTCAAGGCACAGGGCGCACAGCACATCGTCGCCGCCGGCCGCTCCGGCGCCATCCACTCTGGCGAAAAGTACGACGACGAGCACCGCAGCTGGATCGCCGCGAACACCAACGAAGAGGGCTTCTCCGGCACCCTCCACGAAGCCCTCAAGGGTGCCGACGTGTTCATCGGCGTCAGCGCACCGCACGTGATCGGCGAGGAGCAGGTGGCTTCCATGGCAGAGAACGCCATCGTGTTCGCCATGGCCAACCCCACCCCGGAAATAGATCCGGGCATCGCGTCCAAGCACGCAGCAGTCGTGGCAACGGGCCGCAGCGACTTCCCCAACCAGATCAACAACGTCCTGGCGTTCCCCGGCTTCTTCCGCGGCCTGCTCGACGCCGGAGCATCGGACATCACGCCGAACATGCTGGTAGCTGCAGCCGAAGCCATCGCCAACCGCGTGGCTGACGACGAGCTCAACGCGAGCTACATTATCCCCAGCGTCTTCGATCCCCATGTTGCCGCCGAGGTTGCTGCTGCGGTCGCCGCAGCCGCCCAGGAAAACGCCGCCAGCTAG
- the aceB gene encoding malate synthase A — MAITVTDPRPIDRAEEILTPEALGFIEELHKRFAGTRNELLQARKAKRQQVAETSRLDFLPETREIRDGDWKVAEAPAALQDRRVEITGPATPAKMAINALNSGAKVWLADLEDASTPTWPNVIDAILNLRDAARGTLSFTSPEGKEYRLSTDAPLAVVVARPRGWHMEESHLLIDGEPTVGGLVDFGLHFFHIAKQLLQNGHGPYYYLPKMESHLEARLWNDVFVFAQDYLDIPQGSIRATVLIETIPAAFEMDEILYELRHHASGLNAGRWDYLFSIIKYFRDAGEEFVLPDRATVAMSAPFMRAYTELLVKTCHKRGAFAMGGMAAVIPNRKQPDVTAAAFEKVRADKTREANDGFDGSWVAHPDLVSTCREVFDSVLGDPENGGKKNQIDKQRPEVNVTAEQLIDVASAGGTVTEAGLRLNLYVAVAYTGVWISGSGAVAIHNLMEDAATAEISRSQVWQQLRNKSILADTGNTVTRELVTRILGEETERLRIEFGDENFTKYYEPASKLIEEICLSDEYTDFLTTPAYELVG; from the coding sequence ATGGCTATCACAGTCACCGATCCCCGGCCGATCGATCGCGCCGAGGAAATCCTCACTCCCGAGGCACTGGGCTTCATCGAGGAACTGCACAAGCGCTTCGCAGGTACCCGCAACGAACTCCTCCAGGCCCGTAAGGCCAAGCGTCAGCAGGTTGCCGAGACCAGCCGCCTGGACTTCCTCCCGGAGACCCGGGAGATTCGCGACGGCGACTGGAAGGTCGCCGAGGCTCCTGCGGCTTTGCAGGACCGCCGTGTTGAAATAACCGGCCCGGCCACCCCGGCCAAGATGGCCATCAACGCCCTGAACTCCGGCGCCAAGGTCTGGCTCGCCGACCTCGAGGACGCCAGCACTCCCACATGGCCCAACGTCATCGACGCCATCCTCAACCTCCGTGACGCAGCCCGGGGCACCCTGAGCTTCACCTCCCCCGAGGGCAAGGAATACCGCCTGAGCACGGACGCTCCCCTTGCAGTGGTCGTGGCACGTCCCCGCGGCTGGCACATGGAGGAGAGCCACCTGCTGATCGACGGCGAACCCACTGTGGGTGGCTTGGTGGACTTCGGCCTGCATTTCTTCCACATCGCCAAGCAGCTGCTCCAGAACGGCCACGGCCCGTACTACTACCTGCCCAAGATGGAGAGCCACCTGGAGGCACGCCTCTGGAACGACGTCTTCGTCTTTGCCCAGGACTACCTCGACATCCCGCAGGGCAGCATCCGTGCCACGGTGCTGATCGAAACCATCCCTGCCGCCTTCGAGATGGACGAGATCCTCTACGAACTGCGCCACCACGCCTCCGGTTTGAACGCCGGCCGCTGGGACTACCTCTTCAGCATCATCAAGTACTTCCGTGATGCCGGCGAAGAGTTCGTCCTCCCGGACCGCGCCACCGTCGCCATGTCCGCCCCGTTCATGCGCGCCTACACCGAGCTCCTGGTCAAGACCTGCCACAAGCGCGGCGCCTTCGCCATGGGCGGCATGGCCGCAGTGATCCCCAACCGCAAGCAGCCCGACGTCACCGCCGCGGCCTTCGAGAAGGTCCGCGCCGACAAGACCCGCGAAGCAAACGACGGCTTCGACGGATCCTGGGTTGCCCACCCGGACCTGGTCTCCACGTGCCGCGAGGTGTTCGACTCCGTGCTCGGCGATCCGGAAAACGGCGGCAAGAAGAACCAGATCGACAAGCAGCGCCCCGAGGTGAACGTCACCGCCGAACAGCTGATCGACGTCGCTTCAGCCGGCGGTACCGTCACAGAGGCCGGGCTGCGCCTGAACCTGTACGTCGCCGTCGCCTACACCGGCGTCTGGATTTCCGGCAGTGGCGCCGTGGCCATCCACAACCTCATGGAAGACGCTGCGACGGCGGAAATCTCCCGTTCGCAGGTGTGGCAGCAGCTGCGCAACAAGTCCATCCTCGCGGACACCGGCAACACCGTGACCCGCGAACTGGTCACCCGCATCCTCGGCGAAGAGACCGAACGCCTTCGCATCGAGTTCGGTGACGAGAACTTCACCAAGTACTACGAGCCGGCCTCCAAGCTGATCGAGGAAATCTGCCTCTCCGACGAGTACACGGACTTCCTCACCACGCCCGCGTATGAGCTGGTGGGCTGA
- a CDS encoding DUF6986 family protein: MGSFSASDLEHIESRLAATDQLLDRNYPGDDGSRQPIHTVYVPADRFTTTFAADWGAQALATAEAHGGLEKLGRLLGQEPELAAAVAARVSAKLASEPIEDLRLDFEDGYGDRGDEAEDADVVAAAKAVSAAVAAGTAPPFIGIRFKCFEAATRARGLKTLDLFVSTLASAGELPEGLILTLPKVTTVAQVQAMDYAVSRLEEVHGLPAGRLRFEVQVETPQLILGADGTSPVAQLPHVVPGRISALHYGTYDYSASLGISAEYQSMEHPVADFAKEVMQLAVAGTGIRLSDGSTNIIPVGDAVEDAWKLHGRLVRRSLENGYYQGWDLHAAQLPSRFSASYAFYREGLPAAALRLRNYVERTEGGVMDEPATARALAGFVLRGVQCGAVGTDEVKAFAGVELSQLTALAHPRLAQPTSH, translated from the coding sequence ATGGGTTCATTCTCCGCATCGGACCTGGAGCATATCGAGTCCCGGCTCGCCGCCACGGACCAGTTGCTTGACCGCAACTACCCCGGCGACGACGGCTCGCGCCAGCCCATCCACACGGTCTACGTCCCCGCCGACCGCTTCACGACCACCTTCGCTGCCGATTGGGGTGCCCAGGCACTCGCGACGGCGGAAGCACACGGCGGTCTCGAAAAGCTCGGCCGGTTGCTGGGCCAGGAACCGGAACTCGCGGCTGCTGTTGCCGCCCGGGTTTCGGCCAAGCTCGCTTCTGAGCCCATTGAGGACCTGCGCCTGGACTTCGAGGACGGCTACGGCGACCGCGGCGACGAGGCAGAAGACGCCGACGTCGTTGCTGCCGCCAAGGCTGTTTCCGCGGCAGTCGCGGCCGGCACGGCACCGCCGTTCATCGGCATCCGTTTCAAGTGCTTCGAAGCTGCGACGCGTGCCCGTGGTTTGAAGACGTTGGACCTGTTCGTGTCCACGCTTGCCTCGGCCGGCGAGCTTCCCGAGGGCCTGATCCTCACCCTGCCGAAGGTCACCACGGTGGCCCAGGTCCAGGCCATGGATTACGCAGTGTCCCGCCTCGAGGAAGTCCACGGACTCCCCGCAGGCCGGCTCCGCTTCGAAGTGCAGGTGGAAACCCCGCAGCTCATCCTCGGTGCCGACGGAACCTCGCCCGTGGCACAGCTCCCGCACGTGGTACCCGGCCGCATCAGCGCCCTCCACTACGGCACGTACGACTACAGCGCCTCCTTGGGAATCTCCGCCGAATACCAGTCCATGGAGCACCCGGTGGCCGACTTCGCCAAGGAAGTCATGCAGCTCGCCGTGGCCGGTACGGGCATCCGCCTCTCCGACGGTTCCACCAACATCATCCCCGTGGGCGATGCCGTGGAAGACGCCTGGAAACTCCACGGCCGGCTGGTACGCCGTTCCCTGGAAAACGGCTATTACCAAGGGTGGGATCTCCATGCCGCCCAGCTGCCCAGCCGTTTCTCGGCGTCGTACGCTTTCTACCGCGAAGGCCTCCCCGCAGCGGCACTGCGGTTGCGCAACTATGTCGAGCGGACCGAAGGCGGCGTCATGGACGAGCCCGCCACCGCCCGTGCCCTGGCCGGGTTCGTCCTCCGCGGCGTCCAGTGCGGCGCAGTGGGGACCGACGAGGTCAAGGCGTTTGCCGGCGTCGAACTTTCACAGCTGACCGCACTGGCGCACCCGCGGCTCGCACAACCAACTTCGCACTGA
- a CDS encoding bifunctional allantoicase/(S)-ureidoglycine aminohydrolase, whose product MGNYYYPTGGLPPQTHLTTERAIVTEAYTVIPKGVLTDIVTSNLPGFTNTRSWIIARPISGFATTFSQLIVEIAPGGGAPKAEFEAGVEGVIFVTKGQLNLTLDGELHHLEEGGYAYLAAGAEWGVENVSNDIVSYHWIRKAYERLEGYEAKSFVTNEKDVEPTSMPDTNDVWKTTRFTDSSDLAHDMQVNIVTFQPGGVIPFPETHVMEHGLYVLEGKAMYLLNNDWVEVEAGDFMWLRAFCPQACYAGGPGEFRYLLYKDMNRQVKLT is encoded by the coding sequence ATGGGCAACTACTACTACCCGACCGGTGGTTTGCCGCCGCAGACCCACCTGACCACGGAACGGGCAATCGTCACCGAGGCGTACACCGTGATCCCCAAGGGCGTCCTCACGGACATCGTCACCAGCAACCTGCCCGGCTTCACCAACACGCGGTCCTGGATCATCGCCCGGCCGATTTCCGGGTTCGCCACCACGTTCTCGCAGCTGATCGTGGAGATCGCACCCGGCGGCGGTGCTCCCAAGGCCGAGTTCGAAGCCGGTGTTGAGGGCGTCATTTTCGTGACCAAGGGCCAGCTCAACCTGACGCTCGACGGCGAACTGCACCACCTCGAAGAGGGCGGCTACGCGTACCTCGCTGCAGGTGCGGAGTGGGGCGTGGAGAACGTTTCCAACGACATCGTTTCCTACCACTGGATCCGCAAGGCGTACGAACGGCTCGAGGGCTACGAAGCCAAGTCGTTCGTGACCAATGAGAAGGACGTTGAGCCGACGTCCATGCCCGACACCAACGACGTCTGGAAGACCACTCGTTTCACGGACTCCAGCGACCTCGCGCACGACATGCAGGTCAACATCGTCACTTTCCAGCCCGGCGGCGTGATCCCCTTCCCGGAGACCCACGTCATGGAGCACGGCCTGTACGTCCTCGAGGGCAAGGCCATGTACCTGCTCAACAACGACTGGGTTGAGGTTGAGGCCGGCGACTTCATGTGGCTGCGCGCGTTCTGCCCGCAGGCTTGCTACGCCGGCGGACCGGGCGAGTTCCGGTACCTGCTGTACAAGGACATGAACCGCCAGGTGAAGCTCACGTAG
- a CDS encoding MmcQ/YjbR family DNA-binding protein: protein MATEEDVRGICLGMPGVTERSSWGRPAWFAKTLMARIWEERVLTVKTEEREALAAMEPDKFFWTPHHHRSPNLVLIRLDKIDVDELTELLQESYRIAGATKN from the coding sequence ATGGCCACGGAGGAGGACGTAAGAGGAATTTGCTTGGGCATGCCCGGGGTCACTGAGCGCTCCAGCTGGGGTCGGCCTGCGTGGTTCGCGAAGACACTCATGGCCCGGATCTGGGAGGAGAGGGTCCTGACGGTCAAGACAGAAGAACGCGAAGCGCTCGCGGCCATGGAACCGGACAAGTTCTTTTGGACGCCACATCACCACCGTTCCCCGAACTTGGTCCTCATCCGCCTGGACAAGATCGACGTCGATGAACTGACTGAGCTCCTTCAGGAGTCCTACCGGATCGCGGGCGCAACCAAGAACTAG
- a CDS encoding DinB family protein: MDDKATLLHYLRTRRADLLGKVEGLSEYDARRPMTPTGTNLLGLVKHVASVELGYFGETFGRPNGRDLPWYADTAEPDADMWVPANESLQDIIDLHHFSAKRSDETIESLPLDAPGVVPWWSEDKKKVTLHQILVHMCVETARHAGHADIIRELIDGSAGQGPNDPNISGRNSEEWAAHRFSIEQAALEADGLS, translated from the coding sequence ATGGATGACAAAGCAACGTTGCTTCATTACCTGCGCACCCGTCGGGCCGACCTGCTCGGAAAAGTAGAGGGCTTGAGCGAATACGATGCCCGAAGGCCCATGACTCCCACCGGCACCAACCTTCTGGGGCTGGTTAAACACGTGGCCAGCGTAGAACTGGGGTACTTCGGGGAGACCTTCGGACGCCCCAACGGAAGGGATCTCCCGTGGTATGCGGACACCGCCGAACCCGATGCCGACATGTGGGTCCCGGCTAATGAAAGCCTGCAGGACATCATCGACCTGCACCACTTCTCCGCCAAGCGCAGCGACGAAACCATCGAGTCACTACCCCTCGATGCGCCCGGCGTTGTGCCTTGGTGGTCCGAGGACAAGAAGAAGGTGACTCTCCACCAAATCCTGGTCCACATGTGCGTGGAAACTGCCCGGCATGCGGGCCACGCTGACATCATCCGGGAACTCATCGATGGTTCTGCGGGTCAAGGGCCCAACGACCCCAACATTTCCGGGCGTAACTCCGAGGAATGGGCCGCGCACAGGTTCAGCATCGAGCAAGCTGCACTCGAAGCGGACGGCCTCAGCTGA
- a CDS encoding sensor histidine kinase, with translation MDQAEAQAEVMTVKGIIQDQHPVDFHALGVAGCIDRLAEPLRRSGVQVSWEIPHHGIEISSASAGLLYHVAQETFSNTLNYAGASELTVKLNAVYHGIQLTVRDNGKGFEIHAAPSGRRHGFGLLLMSLAVHDAGGILDISSEVGRGTSVSVTLPLD, from the coding sequence ATGGATCAGGCAGAAGCTCAAGCAGAGGTGATGACCGTCAAAGGCATCATCCAGGACCAGCACCCGGTGGACTTCCACGCGCTGGGCGTTGCGGGGTGCATCGACCGGCTAGCCGAGCCTTTGCGCCGCTCCGGTGTACAGGTGAGTTGGGAGATCCCCCATCACGGCATTGAGATTTCCTCGGCATCTGCGGGACTGCTGTATCACGTGGCCCAGGAGACCTTCAGCAACACCCTCAATTACGCCGGTGCCAGCGAACTGACCGTCAAGCTCAACGCGGTCTACCACGGCATCCAACTCACCGTCCGTGACAACGGCAAGGGCTTTGAAATCCACGCTGCGCCGAGTGGACGCCGGCACGGCTTCGGGCTGTTGCTCATGTCCTTGGCGGTACACGATGCAGGCGGCATCCTGGACATCTCCTCCGAAGTTGGACGCGGAACCTCCGTCAGTGTGACGCTGCCCCTGGATTGA